The genomic stretch ACCTGGGTCGGCAGCGCGCCGCCGCCCGCAGACCACTCCTGCCCGACGCGGCGTGCCACGGCGTCGAGACGGGCGGCCCGCTCCGCACTGATCCCGGCGGCGCGCAGCTGACGGCAAAGGGCGCCGACGTGCGGCACGGCGGGGTGCGCCAGGAGAGGGTCACCGCGCCAGTCCCCCAGCCCGTCTTCTGGTGGCACGCCCCGCATCGCCTCGCCGAGCAGCCCGGCCGCCCGGCCGAAGCGCTCGAGTGCCGTCTGGCCCGTGAGGTCGGGCCGCACGCCGGGGATCCACCGGCAGACCGTGGCGGGCCCGGCCGCGGTCTCGATCACCGTGTCTCCGCTGGGCGCGGCGACTGGTTCGGGCACCTGGAAGGGAAGTCCGGCCTGCCGTAGCCACCGCAGGATCCGGTGCTCGGCGCCGACCTGCGCGGCGGACAGGGTCTGGCTGACCCGGAGCACGAATCGGAGGCCCCCCTGGCGGAGCATGAACGTCTGGTTGTTGGTCCCCTGCTCGGCTGGGATGATCGTCGTGCCCGGGGGGAAACCCCACGCTGCCGGCAGCCGGGCCAGGAACTCCAGGTCGGTGGGCGTGGTCACGCGCCAATTCTGGCGGCATGCCCAGGCCGGCGCGCAACCGGTTATAGGCGCCCTCAGAGCAAGAGTCGGCAAAGGGTTCTAATTCTGGTCAACCAGCCGGGGCCGCGCTTTCCTACTCGGGTCGAGTCAAGGTATGACCAGAAGCGGCCATCAGTCGATCATGTTCGTAATCTAGGAAGTACGGCTGGCGTGAGCCCCGCGACGGAGCTCGGTAGCTCATATTTTCGCAGGTCAGAGAATTCAAGCCCCGCTCATGGTCGGAATTCCTGTTGTCTCGGGCGAACCCGAAGATGAGGCGTGGGTGGCGAGGTTTCTTATCCATTCGCTTAGACGGTCCTTGAACTTGGCCTCAAAAGCGGGCTGGTTGAGGAGTTTCGCGACCTCCTTCAGGAAGCGGGGGCGAGTGTGTCGATTGGCTGCGACACCCCTGCCCGACGACGTCGCGGCCGCCGTGGCGCGTCCTGGTCGGCCACGCCACCGATCTCGTGCTGGCGCCTGCGGTGGGGACGCAGTTCCTCGACGTCCGGACACTGATCGGCACGGGCAAGGAGGCGCTGCACCCCGAGCCGCGTCGGCCTACTGTCCCCTTCACGGATGAGCACGGCTCCCTCCGAAGGGAGGATGCGCATAGTACCGGGGCGCTGCCAGGGTCGAAAGCAGGCGGCCGCTGGGCCGCCCGATCCGGAAGGACTCCAGCAGTGTTATCGAGACACACCAGGGTGGTGCGGGGTTCGGCGCTGATCGCGGGCCTCGCGCTCGCGTGCGGGCTCACCGCAACCGCTCCCGCCGTGGCGGCGGAGCAGGCCAGGCTCACCGCGCCGACCCTCACCGGCCAGTACGACGTCGGCACCATCGACCTCCACCTCGTCGACCCGTCCCGCCCCGATCCGTGGAAACCGGAACGGCGCCGGGAACTCATGGTCACCGTCACCTACCCGGCGGACCGGTTCGCCAAGGGCCCGCGGGCACCGTGGCTCACGCCCGGCATGAGCACCGTCATCGACCAGGCGCTGGCGGGCGAGGACTACCTCGATCTCCCGGCCGGCTCCATCGACTGGGCGTCGGCGAAGCGAAGGGCCGAGACCGGCGTCTCCGTGGCGCACGGCGCGCCGAAGCCGGTCGCGCTCTTCTCCCCTGGCTTCGGCGTCCCACGCGAGACGTACTCGGCGATCGTCGACGACCTGGCGAGCCGCGGCTACGTGGTCGTCTCGCTCTCGCACACCTACGAGAGCGTGGCGGTCGAGTTTCCTGGCGGGCGGCTCGAACTCGCGGTGTCCGAGGGTGAAGGCCCCGAATTCGAGAACAAGGCGCTCGACGCCCGGGTCGCCGACAGCCGGTTCGTCCTCGACCAGCTTACGAAGATCACCCGAGGCGAGAACCCCGACACGGGGAAGCGGCCGCTCCCCCGCGGGCTCGGCCGATCGCTCGACCTGTCCCGGGTCGGCGCCTACGGGCACTCCTCCGGCGGGTTCACCGCGGGCGAGACGATGGTCCACGACCGCCGTGTGGACGCCGGGATCAACCTGGACGGCGCGATGGCGACCGCGGTCGGCTATCCCCCGGGAAGTCCATACGTGCCGGGCGAAGTCACCAAACGCGGCCTGGACAGGCCGTTCCTCCTGATGGGCGCCGAGGGCGTCGACGAGAACGGGAAACCGCTCGAGCACACGCACCGGCATCCCGAATTCGACCGCAGCTGGGCGGACTTCTGGGCCAGCCAGAAAGGCTGGAAGCGGGATCTGCTGCTGCGCGGCGGCAGCACGCACATGGCCTACAGCGATCTGCAGATCATCGTGCCGCAACTCGGCGCGCGCGTGGCGCCGGAGAAGCGTGAGGCGGTCATCGGCACCATCGATCCCCGTCGTTCACTGGCCGCGCAACGGGACTACATCGGCGCGTTCTTCGATCTGCACCTTCGCGGACGGGACCTGCACCTGTTCGACGGCGAATCCCCGCGGCACCCGAACATCGACTTCATCGACTAGGGGCTGAAGGGGACTTCTCCGCATGTGATCGGGTGAAGGGCGCTTTCGCCGCGGCACGGTGGGCAACCCGGCGGCGCAGCTGATGCGCCGCTCGGCCCGCAGTCGCGCCTGCTCGTCGAGTGCGGTGCGCGGTCAGGACGAACCTGGCCCCGGTGTCGTTCCGCCTGCAGGCAAAAATCCGACTCCACCACCCGCTTCTGTGCGTGTGATCGCTATTCAACCATCGCGAGTTGTCGTTCTCTTAGGCCCTCACGGTGATCTTCCGTGTTTCCCGGCGGCGTAGCGGCTCCACATTCCACCGCCTTCTCTGAGGAGACGGGCAGTGGTCCCATCGTGGTAGCCATGTGCGTCGGCGACGACGGGGGCAGGCATCTCGAGGAGCTGCTGCCGGATGGCGGCGGCCGCGGGCGGCGGCCGCGGGGACGCCGATCTTTCTCAGGAGCGCGGACAGATGATCGGGGCGACAGGGCTGGCCCGCTCGGCGGCCGTGGAACAGCCAGCGAGAGTCGCGGTTGGTGGCGGTGTTCATGTTGTCGCGAGCCGCGATGTAGTCCAGCAGCAGGGATGCGACCGGCTCGGGGACGGGTGACGGCGGATTGCCGAGGCGTAGGAAGACGTCTTCTCCGTCGCGGAACAGGTCGTCGACAGTGAGTTGGACGACCCGGGTGAGGGGTTGCGCGTAGAGAAGCACGATGATGCCGGCGACACGTAGAAGTGGGGGAACGTCGGCATCGATCAATAGGCGGCGTAGGGCAGCCAGGCGCTGCTCCTCGGTCATGGGAGCCTGACGCGAAGTCTTCCCCGCAGGCAGGGACAGCGATCGTGAGCCCTGACGGCTCTGCATGGCCCAGGCGAGGAAAGTCCGCACCTGGGCACGGGCGTGTACGGGGTTCTCGGCATACCACGCGTCGATGTCGCTCTGGCGGCAGGAGGCAAGGGTGCGGTCGCGCGTATTGAGCCAGATGAGGAATGCCGTCGCATACTTGATCTGATCGGCTGCGTTGCGGCGGACGCTCGGCGTGATGTTACTCCGTTCGGCGCAGGCCCGAAGCAAGGGAAGAACGCGCCAGGACGCGAACAGCCGGATCGTCTTGACGTGCTCCAGGTGGGCGATGCTGGCTAGGTGGCCGGGGAGCCGGCGCTGAAAGGAGCAGACGTATTTGTCGGCGGCGGGCAGGATGCCGCGCTGGCCGCAAGGAGTCCTTCCAAGTGAGCGATGGTCCGCCAGGGCTGGAGCTCGTGGAAGGCGTCGTGGGTGAGCGGGATCTGCCCGCAAGCGAGCCGCTGCAGAAGGTCGACGCGTTGCCCGGGTGGTTGGGCCGCATCGCCAGCCAGGCCAGCCCGCTGACGGGCCGTTCCATCGCCACGAGCAAGTCGAACAAGGGGGTCAGCTCCGGGCGGATGCGGCCGGTGCCGTCGTCCAGGAACGCGGTGGCGGGGTCGGCCAGCGTCGGGCCGCCGGTGAGCGGCAGGACCCTGGCCATCGTCACGGGGATCCCAAGTTCTCGGCGTTGCGGAGGATGAACTCCGCGTCCGCCAGCGCGTTCATCGCCGCGACGGTCAGTGGCGCCTGCGCATACAGCGCGGCCTCCAGGCGGTGGTGGGCGAGTTCGCCCGCGGCGCGCTGCCGGTCGGGGGTGGGGCCTGGTGCGGGTTCGGGGACCACCGGGCTCCTATGTGACACGGAATGGTCTCTTCCCTGTCACATCAGCCTGGCG from Nonomuraea polychroma encodes the following:
- a CDS encoding phosphotransferase enzyme family protein; this encodes MTTPTDLEFLARLPAAWGFPPGTTIIPAEQGTNNQTFMLRQGGLRFVLRVSQTLSAAQVGAEHRILRWLRQAGLPFQVPEPVAAPSGDTVIETAAGPATVCRWIPGVRPDLTGQTALERFGRAAGLLGEAMRGVPPEDGLGDWRGDPLLAHPAVPHVGALCRQLRAAGISAERAARLDAVARRVGQEWSAGGGALPTQVIHGDLAAWNVLVDEDTGEVSGLLDFEFAGVGFLVQDVMAALFYSGALETRDWQLRTAAFLRGYASVRPLDAAEADALPRLLLARAVGSVLWRAGRWLNGEAQLGEVADRIRKLEDTTRWLDANGGKLRSLAAAGRYG
- a CDS encoding alpha/beta hydrolase family protein; amino-acid sequence: MLSRHTRVVRGSALIAGLALACGLTATAPAVAAEQARLTAPTLTGQYDVGTIDLHLVDPSRPDPWKPERRRELMVTVTYPADRFAKGPRAPWLTPGMSTVIDQALAGEDYLDLPAGSIDWASAKRRAETGVSVAHGAPKPVALFSPGFGVPRETYSAIVDDLASRGYVVVSLSHTYESVAVEFPGGRLELAVSEGEGPEFENKALDARVADSRFVLDQLTKITRGENPDTGKRPLPRGLGRSLDLSRVGAYGHSSGGFTAGETMVHDRRVDAGINLDGAMATAVGYPPGSPYVPGEVTKRGLDRPFLLMGAEGVDENGKPLEHTHRHPEFDRSWADFWASQKGWKRDLLLRGGSTHMAYSDLQIIVPQLGARVAPEKREAVIGTIDPRRSLAAQRDYIGAFFDLHLRGRDLHLFDGESPRHPNIDFID